The Mycobacterium avium subsp. avium genomic sequence AGTGGGTGCCGCTGTCGAGCAGCTGCTTCATGGTGACTACGGCCATGGAGGTGCCTCACTTGTGTCGGTTGTCGCCCGGCATCGGGTGAGGCCGGGCCCTGGCGCCTGCGGCGATGCCGAACCCAGCCCGGAAACCCGGGTGGGACCGGTCGGCATGCGGTGCGATCTCCTCGTGGAAACTCCGAGACGCGATGCAGACGCGCGAAGTCAGCCCGCGGACGAGCTGCGACCAGCAGTTTACACCCATTCAGCAGGTGCTTTTTCCACAGCCGCCGCGGCCGTGACTGGCGGCGCCGCCGCCGCGGCGCTGAACTCGGTGCGTGCGGTGGGCGGCGCTGATGCTGGTCGTGGGCCTGGTCGGCGCGGTCCCGGCGGCGGCCGGCGATCTTCGCCTGGAGTGGCCGCTGCGCCCGCCGCCGGTGGTGGTGCGGGCGTTCGACGCCCCGGCCCAGGACTGGCATCCCGGCCACCGCGGCGTCGATCTGGCCGGCACCGCCGGTCAGCCGGTGTACGCGGCGGGCGCGGGGACCGTGGTGTTCGCCGGGCTGCTCGCCGGGCGGCCGGTGGTGTCGGTGGCACATCCCGGCGGGCTGCGCACCAGCTACGAGCCGGTCCGGGCGGTGGTGCGGGTCGGGCAGCCGGTGACGGCGCAGACGGTGCTGGGCGAGCTGCTGCCCGGGCACCCCGGCTGCCGGGCCTCTCCAGCTGGAGGGGCCTGCCTGCACTGGGGCGCGATGTGGGGTCCGGCGTCGGGCGCACGCTACGTCGATCCGCTGGGCCTGGTCGCGTCCACCCCGATCCGGCTCAAGCCGCTGGGCGGTTGAGCGCGCTCGAGTGTTGCACCTCGGCGTTCGGTGTTGCATCGCGGCGCGGATCGTCGGCGTGTCGCCGCCCAGGGTTCACACTCGACGCGCGCGTCGCCGGTCAGGCCCGCGGATGGGCCTGGTCGTGCACGGCGCGCAGCCGCGAGACCGCGACATGGGTGTAGAGCTGGGTGGTGGCCAGGCTGGAATGACCCAGCAGTTCCTGGACCACCCGCAGGTCGGCGCCGCCTTCCAGGAGGTGGGTGGCCGCGCTGTGGCGCAGCCCGTGCGGTCCCATGTCCGGCGCGCCGCTGACCGCCGCGATCGTCTGGTGCACCACGGTGCGGGCCTGGCGGACGTCGAGCCGGCGGCCGCGGGCGCCCAGCAGCAGCGCCGGGCCGGACTCCGCGTTCGCCAGGGCGGGCCGCCCGTCGGCCAGCCACGCGTGCAGCGCCTCGCCGGCCGGCGCCCCGAACGGGACGCTGCGCTGCTTGTTGCCCTTGCCCAGGACGCGGACCAGCCGGCGCCCGGTGTCCACGTCGTCGATGTCCAGGCCACACAGCTCGCTGACCCGGATCCCGGTGGCATACAGCATCTCGACGATCAGCCGGTCCCGCAACGCGATCGGATCTCCTTGTGCCGCACCGGTTTTAGCGGCGGCCATGGCGCCCAGCGCCTGGTCCTGGCGCAGCACCGCGGGCAGGGTGCGGTGCGTCTTGGGCACCTGCAGCCGAGCCGCCGGGTCCGCGGTCAGCAGGCCGCGCCGCACGGCCCAGGCGGTGAACGCCTTGACCGCCGAGGTGCGGCGGGCCAGCGTGGTGCGGGCGACGCCGCCGGCGGCGGCCGCGGACAGCCAGGAGCGCAGCAGGGGCAGGCTCAGCCCGTCCAGGCCCGTGCCGCGCTCACCGGCGAAGGCCAGCAGCGAGCGCAGGTCGCCGAGGTAGGCGCGGCGGGTGTGCGCCGAACGCCCGCACTGCAGCGCCAGGTACTCGTCGAACTCCTCGAGGATCGGTTCGCTGTCCGGCACTCCCCCACGCTGGCAGAAACCGGGCGGCCGGACTCAGGCGACGCGCCGAAGCGTGTCCGGGGTGAGATCTTTGCGCGTCGGATATCCGTCGACAGCCATGATGAGGTCGGCCTCGGCCAGGATCGAGCGCAGCACGTGCACGATGCCGTCGACGCCGCCGAGCGCCAGGCCGTACGCGTACGGGCGGCCGATGCCGACCGCGGTGGCGCCCAGCGCGAGCGCCTTGACGACGTCGGCGCCGCTGCGGATCCCGGAGTCGAACAGCACCGGCAGGCCGTCGGCCGCCTCGACCACACCGGGCAGGCAGTCCAGCGCGGGCAGACCGCCGTTGGCCTGGCGTCCGCCGTGGGTGGAGCAGTAGATGCCGTCGACGCCGCCGTCGCGGGCGC encodes the following:
- a CDS encoding tyrosine recombinase XerC, with amino-acid sequence MPDSEPILEEFDEYLALQCGRSAHTRRAYLGDLRSLLAFAGERGTGLDGLSLPLLRSWLSAAAAGGVARTTLARRTSAVKAFTAWAVRRGLLTADPAARLQVPKTHRTLPAVLRQDQALGAMAAAKTGAAQGDPIALRDRLIVEMLYATGIRVSELCGLDIDDVDTGRRLVRVLGKGNKQRSVPFGAPAGEALHAWLADGRPALANAESGPALLLGARGRRLDVRQARTVVHQTIAAVSGAPDMGPHGLRHSAATHLLEGGADLRVVQELLGHSSLATTQLYTHVAVSRLRAVHDQAHPRA